ctcctcactcaaGCTGAGGCTCAGACAAAATGGCTGCCACAGCTTTGCCAATGAGgtagtctcccccctccctgacttTCCTCTCGTGCCCCAAACCGAACCTcaaatacacacgcgcacacacaccccccccaaaaaccATGTGCAGTTCTGGATTATAACGATCTTCGCAAAAAATATATCTATTTCAACAGAAGTTCGGAAAATCATCACCTCGCCGGGTATCGATCCTCTGTGGCTTTATCAAAGTTTAGCAAGTTGAGAAGTTCAGAGATGCCGTACCACACGACTGCTGCTCTGACTACGATCCACAAGAGACAACTTTGTTGTCctttgttgctgctgctgcagtgCTGTTCATATTGGTATATCAGGTAGAATCGATCTGTTTCTTTAACCACAGCCCCTTTAGCTGCGATCCTTTAGTCCTTCCaaatgcttgtgtgttttgtatggtgCATCAAtatcatgtgtgtgcatgcctatgGGTGTTGGGTGACAGTGTGTcaatgtagagtgtgtgtgtgtgtgtgtgcgttttctgTGGTGTCAAAAGGGACAGACGgttcagtgtggtggtggtagcACCAGCTTTGACAGGGGTCTGGTTCACCACAGCTGTATTTCAGTTTCCCTCCaggagggaaggggtgggggaggagaggggaggggactgggcAGGACCGCGCAGGATGtgaagggggagtgggggtggggagtgagGGGCTTACTTGGCCCCCAGGATGGCATACTGGTTGTCAAGCTGCAGCTGTTGCATAGAagcactccccccctcctctcggcCACGGGTCTTGTGCTTCACCACCTCGAAGGTCTTCTCCATTTCTCTATCCCTGCGGACAAAACATGTGCGCATCAACAGATGTATCAACCGATATTTATAAAACCACGTCAACATCTGTGCCTGCTTCACAGGTGCCTCCTAGATACCTACTTGCGAGTCTCCACGTGCTTAGAGGTTGCCCCCAGGGAGGGAAACTGCGTGTCGCTGAAGATCTCAGGGGGGCCTTGGGTGGGGCCTCGCTTGTTGGTGGTCAGCCTGGCCCCTGGGGGGCGGTACACACCTGAAGGCTTGGACTCAGGCACTTCCACTTCCTCTGCAGGCGGTGAAGAGAATGACCATTCATTCGTAAAATTAAACATATTGACTTGACATATCGGATACAATACATCTTGTAGTTACATTGTGGAATTTGAGAAAACATTAAACAGTACATGGACCGTGATTTCTCTAGTGATGAGAAAGGGGCTTCACTTACCCACAGGGGCAACAGCGGCAGCTGGAGCTGAGCCAGATTTGTTCCAAGGTCCAGAAACTTTGTCTCCACTGACCAGGATGATCTCTCCATCATCCCCAACTTCCTCCCTTtcatactcctcctcctccttttcatcACTGCCACATCAACCAGAGAACGTGTCAGGCACacagggggaggtgagagggcacATACATGGCAGCAGGTTAACGActatgtaaaaaagaaaaatagcCAAATGTGGCCCTGCCCCATGTCCCACCATCTTACCTTATCTGCAGAGCCTGCAGTCGGAGGCCGCTGTAATCCACCTCTTTCTGCTCAAACTCTTTCCACTCCTCGTCCTCCTGAAGACAAACGCACAGAATATAGCGCTGGTTCACTACTTGAAAGCCTCTAAATCCTGACAGTAAAGCATCCAAATGCGTCGTATTCTCGTCGTTTAAAAATGTGTCAACTGAAAAGGCAAATGTACATCACCCGTAAACAGCTGGAGTGCACATAGTATTTCCCAAAGGAAACCTTTTTAGTACTTGCTTACAAAAGTAGCAAGAAAAAGCATCTACACATTCATACAATTGTCTCTCGACAATGACGAGTcaaaaaattacaaaaatcTAAAGGCTAGCTATGACATTTAAATTAAACAAGGCCCACGCCCTAGCTCGCTAAATTAGCTAGCACGACCGGGTACGTTACATTACCCTTTCAATCTGCGCATCTTGGTTTTCACTTTTCGTTGActtctccttttcctttttgttcttttttaggACAACTGGTGTGGGCCCAGCTCCCGTCTCTTTCCCCTtccccttttctttcttcttctttttatcCCTCTTGGCAAAGAAATCATCCAGGCTCTTCTCCGCACCGCCAGTTGTAGCAACATCCGCCATTTTCAAAGAAAACGCCGCTAGCTAGCTTGTAGCAACCGAGTGACGAATCTGAATTTGATCAGTAAAATTAACCAGTTTAAATCGATTAGAAAAGTATTAGTAAGTTCTTATACTATCAACAACATTAAACGGGTTCAACCTACGCGTTATTATCTCAATTCAGCCACTCCGCTCGCCTGTCTTTCAATGCCACATTTGCTAGGTAGCttagctggctgactggcatTCCACACTGTGAGATTGCACACGACAGACTGAAGCTTCAGCCGGATGCACAAGGAACAAGTCTTATGTTGCCCCGGAAACGAACATTCAAGAGACAAGTTTGATAGACAAACTCAATAGCCAATTAACGAAAATACCTCGCGCTTAGGTTTTTTCCAGCCCATCATATTAAAGCGGTTGGAAGAGCAACACGAAGTTTTTTATGTTGCAAAATAAATGCCGGAAAAATTTGACATGCATCACTATTTGAATATGCTTTACTAGGGATCACATTATTGTTTGATAGTATATGATTAGCTAAATACGTCATCATAAAACAGGGTTCTATACCATTGCACTTTGGCTAACTAAATACATAAATGCTTAGCCTAGTTAACTGTATGCCTTGTTAATAATACTGTGCACTATAGCATGTTATCTATCCACTAGTTTGCATGAATTGATACAACCTTACAATTGAGTGGCATACTGTGTGTATTACCTGCCATGCAATACACATTGGAACGAACAAGCAAAGCTCATCTTTTCTCGTGTTAAAAGAGCAACAATGACCAGACTGTGCATTAGGTAGGCCTACATATGATCAGGGTTTTACTCCTCTATCTGTACTAGCATTGGCCAGGCCGAaaacagagaaacaaagaacCTTCTGCCGCATTGAATAGTTTGGCTGCTGTCAGCAAGATTCTTAGCCTATATAGGCCTAGTAGCCTACATTGTCAGTCACCTATCAGCTGCGTGGCATGTGTACAAATGCATTGGGGAGGGGAGCATCAAACTCTTATTGACCAACAAGACACGCATTCCCAAGCTTTTGTCTTTTATTGCTCAGCAGTAAAAAGTACACAGTGTATGCTACGATACAAAAAAGACATATGCCTAACATTGAACACAAGATACTGCCACACCTTCCCTTAACCGTTCTACATATTGTGAAGTATTCACTCATAAGCCCACTGCAATGAAAAACGTCAAGCaagcctgtatgtgtgtaacaGAACTTCAACATAACCTCCAACAGAAATGATTATGATTGAGCTGGTCAACAATTCTCAAAAAAGAAATACCAGACAAAGGCAGGCAGTAGGCTATTCAACAGAATATCAGAGAGACAGAATATGAAACAAGCTAAAGTAAAAGATGATAAAGGACTGTAATTTGATGCAAAAAAAAGAGCACTCAAACAAATGTTTAAACTATGTCTGCATGTGCTCACAGTAAATATTCAGGATAAAATAGCTCAAtgctttcattggtcagttataATCACACACCATTCTATACCTGTACATTACAGTAATACACACAGTTCATTTGCATTCACAAAACTGTTGCCTAATTATGGAGGGAGAATGGAAAAGGTTTGGTCAAACTATTTTTTCAGGATGGTGAGGATTTGAAACTCCCCTGCACACAAATCCTCACAGATAGACTGACAGGCTAGCAGTCAGACttacgcacacccacacacacacatacatacattgaACAAACATTTAGATATATCGGCATGTATAATTGAACAGTAATCATGTGCTCAGTTTCAATATATCATAGTATATCATAACAAATCATTTTATGtaataaaacaaacacataaattAGGcaattatatttaaaaaaagataatGGAACATTGAAGCTTTGAAATTGTGTATCACATCTTTGTATTTTGAAAAGAGTGTTCTATGTGTGTCATTTTTAACATAAATTCCTATAATGACCTTATTCGGTTATGTGTGACTTTCCGCACTTGCAATTTATACGTTTTAAGTAAAATTGTaagacacacttacatacatgcacagtcactctctctctccctctctctctctctctctctctctctctctctctctctctctctctctctctctcacacacacacacacacacacaaactacagtaGCACATATAATGCTTAAACAGCTTGACAAATGAAGTTAAGACATCTATGTGGTCCCTCAGCAGAGAGGCTGGTGAAACACAAGGGGAAAAGCCATTCTAGGTCACCTCCATTCGGTCTGCAGACACCCCAGACCTCTATTTCTTCTTCTGTCCTCCTTGTTGCACCCCTCCAGGGACAACAGATCAAACTGCAACACTGTATTTTCTCTCTACTAAAACCCAATCTCATAAAACCTTACTCTCAACCTCTGTATCCCCTCCAAGTACGTAGGTGCAGAATTCAAGTTCAACAGGCTTTTTAATAAGTGTTTTGGGTTTGATTATAAAGAAATTAAAATGTgtatattttttgtttgttttatacaGCATTTTCTCTCCAAAGCAGAAAGTGGCAACATCCACAATGCACTCACCATCAAGCCACTGTTACACAACTGAAACCACAAACGTTGTGTATCTttataaaaacataaaaacCTTTATCACAATTAAGCATTTGTAGAAAATGTACATCAGAAAAATATTGTTGGATTCCCTCTCCTAGTAAATACTGTGTTTACTTCAGCCTTCCTCTATTTCTTTGAAGtcgtaatatacagtataaagcaCAGAGTCTCTGAAGATTTACCACATGTATAAAAATGACAGCGACagcaggaggggagaaaaggagtAAGCCTTGGGGAgggggacttttattttgacagtCTCGTGCTAGTGCAGGATGATGTGGCCAtcgttgtctttgtctctaAATGTTGGAGGCTTTGTCTCTGTTGATGAAGAGTGTCTCCTGGCAGAAGGGGTTCACCAGTACCACGCCGCTATCACTGTAGTCTCCATTAGGGGGGAGGCAAGTCTCCTGCTCCTgtcaacacacatacatgtcaTCCTGGATCCACGTTTTTAGTTCTCAAAGAAACATCACATCCGTGGCTCCTTAttctacaaaaacacaaacctcCTTTCTTTGTGAATCTAGATCCACCAAGATTGTATTGGTGATATCTGTACAGAGACATGTTGTTACTGTCACCTATCTACTCATCTTGTTATCTCAGAGATTACCACAAGAAGGGAgaaatgttttgtatttttttgtagaaCACAAGAGAgattctgtgttttgtgtgaatCCCAAAGGTATAGAAATTGTAAGGCTatctacattacattacattcaaaATATGTCATAAGACAAATTCACTTTCAGATCAGGTCATTCTGGACGTGAGAGTAACTGAAAATATTTCAATCTACAATCAGTAATTCAAACAGCTTCTTCATACAGTAGGATCCTATTATTATTAACTGGACTATTTGTTCTCGAATTCTTGATATACTTCAGTTATTCTGAAATGCAGAATTAATTAATGAATTGATCCTTCAGTATCAGTCTGACTATGACAGACTCTAGCTAATTCAAAGTCTATACTGCTATACAAAGGGGTTGTATAGCAGGAATGAAAcggcttccttccttctctgcctctcaaGGTCTCAGTTTGACAGAGAACATTCGATGACAAAAGATATGTGGCTCCTAAAGTCTTGCAGAATGAGAGAACGGATAaagcgagagaaagggagggagggagggggggcttgggaaaagaaagacagaagggaGGGGTGACTCAGAAGATGGAGCAGcaaaacagaaggagagaggagggagagaaagagagaagcattCTGGTGCAAGTGACTCAGCATTAATGCAGAGCAGTTGCCAACAGAGTTGGTGGAAAACAACAGAGAGACaacaaagagaggggggagaagatggaggaagggacGAATGGCACTAAGATAGACAATGAGGATTAATAGGAAGCTGAGGAACATGAAAGGTTTTGAATTCGTCTGATGAAGTATAGCTATTTTCAATGGGTTCTAGTGTCTTCTAGATGATCTGAAGGTTCTAGGCTGCTCtacagagaaggaaggaagccgGAACAGGACACCTGCGTATCACCACCAGGGGCAGCCTAAACGCATCCTGGCGTCTTCGTCACACTCCTGCACCACCGGCACAAGGGATGAacgatggatggagagagagagagggaaccaaTAACAGGAGGAATGAGAAGGAAACAGAGCGCTCAGTAAGCAGGGATAGGAGAGGATACATTCCGTGATTAGTGACATAAGCATGACTGTTAGAAGATGGGATGCCATGGGCATGACAGATATGGAGACAGTTTCACCATTTATTACTTGCAGTACTGCCAACTCAACAGCAGGGGGCTGTATTATATAGCATAACAAAACTGTTGACGCTAAAACTGAAATTAAAACTGAATGGAACTCGAGAGCCCTCTGGCCAATCCTGGCAGTCATACCTCAGCAGTCTCCAGAGACTGGATCTCCCTGGGCAGCTCCACGGCGTGCCTGCTGAAGTAGTCCATGGTGATGGCGTTGTTCCAGTAGCTCAGGTTGTTCTCCTGGCTGGAggacttcttcttcctcctcataCAGAAGACAGTCAGCAGCACCgctggagatgggggggggggggggggggggggggtgagagagagggaacatgaTTTATTACATCATAACATGGGCTCTATAAGCAGGGTCGGCATCGCCCACACACATATGTGTCTTGCCAACCGAATTCACAACATCTGAGCCATGTACGTGTGTAGCTGTTCTTAGACAGCTGCTAAGTGCCGAGCTGCTGAGATGCTATCACTTACAGCACGAGGACACAGGCACGCTGATGGCCAGCACGATCCACACAATGTCTATCCTGCTGAGGCAGATGGTGGCGCGCCCCAGCGAGGAGTCGAGGGCCGGCCCTGACCCGTTCCCCGGGCCCCAGGGGTCCCGTGTGGTGGCGGGCACCAGCCGGTTGAGGAAGTTGCCACTGGCGGTGGAGGGGGACTCGGAGTCTGCTGAGCTGTTCCCCTGGGATCCTGAGGAGTCCGGGGCTGAGCTGTTTGAGAGGAGCCCCCCCTCGGTGGCGTTCCCCAGGGGGCCGTGTTCTACTGTGACGTTACCCTGAGGCGGCGTAGTAGGGGGAGGGGCATCCTTGCTACCGGCAGCTTCCTCAGTTATGTTGACAAATGTGGTGGTGGTTGATACTGGATGGAGCTTGAGCTCAGGGGCTAGGCTGGTAGGGGTGAGAAGGGaatctgggggagagggaggggggatggagggtggaggagcctTGTCGGAGGGGCTGACCACCAGTAGCTCCGAGGTGGGGGGCTCGTTGAGACTGGGGTGCACCTCACGCAGTGTGATGGCATGGGCCGGGGCCTGTTCGAGCCTGGTCTGAGCGGGCTCCCTGAGTGTCTGGTCTCGCACAGTATCGGCCTccgccctggaggaggaggagaaggaagaggaggaggaggagagggatgaaggctGGAGCTCAGTGGTGAGGAGCGGCTGGCTGGGGTCAGTGGGTTCCTCTCTATTCAGATCCTGGGGGTCCAgactgggggctggggaggctcGGGGTCTCTCCCTACCCAGTGTGTCCCCTCTCtcagtggggggggcaggggcggggggcaggg
Above is a genomic segment from Osmerus mordax isolate fOsmMor3 chromosome 15, fOsmMor3.pri, whole genome shotgun sequence containing:
- the tmem108 gene encoding transmembrane protein 108; this translates as MKTSLQVLRCQLLSVIAILALPLGLVSSNQELFPSYAPQDPVSMTAAPQSAPLPSPTHAPPDTQQEGSSSGDWPTQGGGAGIILPTAALTSLGWQHALPTSLVPSSKDSFLSAADQVNPNTVSSARADPVSLILQSVPQPQPQPQPQPPGSDLTNSVNVADAVSPDTDPPSCTNQASGLPSHPCTAGPHSEEASIHSGSTLPPAPAPPTERGDTLGRERPRASPAPSLDPQDLNREEPTDPSQPLLTTELQPSSLSSSSSSFSSSSRAEADTVRDQTLREPAQTRLEQAPAHAITLREVHPSLNEPPTSELLVVSPSDKAPPPSIPPPSPPDSLLTPTSLAPELKLHPVSTTTTFVNITEEAAGSKDAPPPTTPPQGNVTVEHGPLGNATEGGLLSNSSAPDSSGSQGNSSADSESPSTASGNFLNRLVPATTRDPWGPGNGSGPALDSSLGRATICLSRIDIVWIVLAISVPVSSCSVLLTVFCMRRKKKSSSQENNLSYWNNAITMDYFSRHAVELPREIQSLETAEEQETCLPPNGDYSDSGVVLVNPFCQETLFINRDKASNI
- the cdv3 gene encoding protein CDV3 homolog, with product MADVATTGGAEKSLDDFFAKRDKKKKKEKGKGKETGAGPTPVVLKKNKKEKEKSTKSENQDAQIEREDEEWKEFEQKEVDYSGLRLQALQISDEKEEEEYEREEVGDDGEIILVSGDKVSGPWNKSGSAPAAAVAPVEEVEVPESKPSGVYRPPGARLTTNKRGPTQGPPEIFSDTQFPSLGATSKHVETRKDREMEKTFEVVKHKTRGREEGGSASMQQLQLDNQYAILGAK